A single window of Methanoregula sp. DNA harbors:
- the pyrH gene encoding UMP kinase, which produces MKKVVISLGGSVLMPALEKNRIRKYVPVLREIASRHQIFVVVGGGGEARRYIEAARSLGIDEGTADEIGILITRLNATMLVAALGDDAYPRVAESHAEAKKYAEHKKCVVMGGITPGQTTDAVAAVLAERVHASVFINVTSVDGIYSADPKKDKNAVRYDYLTPRHLIEIVGKAQLVAGINTVLDIIAARVVERSGIPLVVLDGTNPENLRSAVLSGTYTGTIVSDKKGKPLPV; this is translated from the coding sequence ATGAAGAAGGTTGTCATCTCGCTGGGTGGTTCTGTCCTGATGCCTGCGCTTGAAAAAAACCGTATCAGGAAGTACGTTCCCGTGCTGCGGGAGATCGCATCCCGCCACCAGATCTTCGTGGTAGTCGGAGGCGGCGGGGAGGCGCGACGGTATATCGAAGCAGCCCGGAGTCTCGGTATTGACGAAGGTACTGCAGATGAGATCGGGATCCTGATCACCCGGCTCAATGCCACCATGCTTGTTGCCGCGCTGGGCGATGACGCCTATCCCCGGGTTGCGGAAAGCCATGCCGAGGCCAAAAAGTATGCCGAGCACAAAAAATGCGTGGTCATGGGCGGGATCACCCCGGGGCAGACCACTGACGCGGTTGCGGCCGTACTTGCCGAGCGTGTGCATGCCAGCGTGTTCATCAACGTGACATCGGTCGATGGCATCTACTCCGCGGACCCGAAAAAAGACAAGAATGCTGTGCGGTACGATTACCTCACCCCGCGCCATCTCATCGAGATCGTGGGAAAAGCACAGCTGGTCGCCGGCATCAATACAGTCCTTGATATCATCGCTGCCCGTGTAGTTGAGAGAAGCGGTATCCCCCTTGTCGTGCTGGATGGTACAAATCCCGAAAACCTGCGCTCCGCGGTGCTCTCAGGTACCTATACCGGCACAATTGTGAGCGACAAGAAGGGCAAACCGCTGCCGGTATAA
- a CDS encoding endonuclease III: MQKTTAKKIYSLLVQRYPDASGSPAMHSRGSPFEVLILTILSAQTTDRAVLLVKKPLFIKYPTPAALAQAKIDDVERIIHSLGFFHVKAQYIIAASRTLLSDFHGIVPKTMDELLKIPGVGRKTANIVLYHALGKNDGIAVDTHVRRLAQRIGFSDNSEQDKIEQDLMEVFPREQWGDLTDLLIAHGRACCNAKKPRCNVCPVKRYCLYARAQKT; encoded by the coding sequence ATGCAAAAAACCACTGCCAAAAAAATATATTCGCTCCTTGTGCAGCGGTATCCCGATGCATCCGGTTCCCCTGCAATGCACAGCAGGGGTTCGCCTTTTGAGGTCCTGATCCTGACCATCCTCTCCGCACAGACAACCGACCGTGCAGTGCTCCTTGTGAAAAAACCGCTATTTATCAAATATCCAACCCCGGCTGCTCTCGCACAGGCAAAGATTGATGATGTTGAACGGATCATCCACAGCCTCGGGTTCTTTCATGTGAAGGCGCAGTACATCATCGCGGCATCACGGACTTTGCTTTCGGACTTTCACGGAATTGTTCCAAAGACGATGGACGAACTCCTGAAGATCCCGGGTGTCGGGCGCAAAACTGCAAACATCGTCCTGTATCACGCGCTGGGTAAAAACGACGGTATTGCAGTAGATACCCATGTCCGTAGGCTTGCCCAGCGGATCGGTTTTTCAGATAACAGTGAGCAGGACAAAATTGAGCAGGACCTGATGGAGGTATTTCCACGGGAACAGTGGGGTGACCTCACCGATCTCCTGATCGCTCACGGGAGAGCATGCTGTAATGCAAAAAAACCCCGGTGCAATGTATGTCCTGTCAAGCGTTACTGCCTTTATGCCAGGGCTCAAAAAACCTGA